In a genomic window of uncultured Flavobacterium sp.:
- a CDS encoding glycosyltransferase codes for MKILLVGEFSRLHNSLKEGLENLGHQVLIIGHNDGFKQFPVDILIQKKWDTGILKKIKIAIYKITGFDISSYLTYRQFLKHKKECSGFDVVQLINENSFYCTYKFEKKIISHLLKNNQKLCLLSSGYDYLNVKYCFENPSFKSVIPLYINHKIDAKSFGNVLKFQKNSFKKLHQFIYKNCNGIIASDLDYHLPLTGNSKYLGLIPNPINVSKIEFNPIKIDDKIIIFHGINTSNYLKKGNNIFEEALKIIQQKYSDKIDIITTKDFPYNKYIDLYNKAHILLDQVYSYDQGYNALEAMAKGKVVFTGAETEFMQYYNLTERVCINAKPDVYYLVNELSFLIENPTELIAISKRARLFIENEHYYVKIAQKYLETWENN; via the coding sequence ATGAAAATTTTACTGGTAGGCGAATTTAGCCGTTTGCATAATTCTTTAAAAGAAGGTCTGGAAAATTTGGGGCACCAAGTTCTAATTATTGGTCATAATGATGGTTTTAAACAATTTCCTGTCGATATTCTAATTCAAAAGAAATGGGATACAGGAATTTTAAAAAAAATAAAAATCGCTATTTATAAGATCACAGGTTTTGATATTAGTTCTTACTTAACTTATCGTCAGTTTTTAAAACACAAAAAAGAATGTTCCGGTTTTGATGTCGTTCAACTTATTAATGAAAACAGCTTTTATTGCACGTATAAATTTGAAAAAAAGATAATTTCACATCTCTTAAAAAACAATCAGAAATTATGTTTATTAAGTTCAGGATACGATTATTTAAATGTAAAGTACTGTTTTGAAAACCCAAGTTTTAAATCCGTAATTCCATTATACATAAATCATAAAATAGATGCAAAATCTTTTGGAAATGTTTTAAAATTTCAAAAAAACTCATTTAAAAAACTACATCAGTTTATCTACAAAAACTGCAACGGAATTATAGCTTCGGATTTAGATTATCATCTTCCATTGACAGGAAATTCTAAATATTTAGGTTTAATTCCAAATCCGATTAATGTATCAAAAATTGAGTTTAATCCAATAAAAATTGACGATAAAATCATTATTTTCCATGGAATTAATACATCAAATTATTTAAAAAAAGGAAACAATATTTTTGAAGAAGCACTTAAAATTATTCAGCAAAAATATTCAGATAAAATCGACATTATAACTACAAAAGATTTTCCGTACAATAAATATATAGATTTATATAACAAAGCTCACATCTTGCTAGATCAGGTATATTCGTACGATCAGGGATACAATGCTCTTGAAGCAATGGCAAAAGGTAAGGTCGTTTTTACCGGCGCCGAAACTGAATTTATGCAATATTATAATTTAACAGAAAGAGTTTGTATCAACGCCAAACCTGATGTTTATTATCTGGTAAATGAACTCTCGTTTTTAATAGAAAATCCAACAGAACTAATAGCCATTAGTAAACGAGCCAGATTATTTATCGAGAATGAGCATTATTATGTAAAAATTGCTCAAAAGTATTTAGAGACATGGGAAAATAATTAG